In Scophthalmus maximus strain ysfricsl-2021 chromosome 5, ASM2237912v1, whole genome shotgun sequence, a single window of DNA contains:
- the mrpl37 gene encoding 39S ribosomal protein L37, mitochondrial — MFPETSRCFGAAQTAFLKELSRSSAHGGAGRPQARRHFGVSRRLTGRAPPARPSRERVTIPGLETVTYAERMHYVPGLAKPVHTKWERGYKDPRYYESPPAHHMPLYKETPCYVYNQRTSALEGVRQALWLTKTKLTAGLPPQLVSAAESPANQIPNQDERVQNAIKHARFWDTTEERPDKAKYSNTLFLNLSHLCATLQSSHPAVGRRLFAEKYSLAATWRRGEDLFQIRGQNGSLHSCMDPLPVVSGKQEVADTADHILETFYPVAPTIDLQKVNVYKDGANSSGFRDDYPYPHAHTLYFLEGANPRCKLRPEQFRASMLMFSFGNALARAHKLYGTQPQRMLDCPITVQAVGTNGRIFQFLVFQLNTTDLSGDDGIKNQVWLDEDVELYDFAKVRPLIKKKQVKVPAGLAGYKPETFSKFLALYLNGAL; from the exons ATGTTTCCAGAGACGTCTCGGTGTTTCGGCGCGGCGCAAACCGCCTTCTTGAAGGAACTGAGCCGGTCGTCCGCACACGGAGGGGCCGGCCGCCCGCAGGCCCGCAGACACTTCGGTGTCAGCCGCCGTCTGACGGGCAGGGCCCCGCCTGCGCGCCCATCCAGGGAGAGGGTGACCATCCCCGGGCTGGAGACGGTCACCTACGCGGAGAGGATGCACTATGTCCCGGGGCTGGCTAAGCCCGTGCACACCAAGTGGGAGAGGGGCTACAAGGACCCGAGGTACTACGAGTCCCCCCCGGCTCACCACATGCCTCTGTACAAAGAGACACCGTGTTACGTGTACAACCAGAGGACCAGCGCGCTGGAAG GTGTGCGACAGGCTCTGTGGTTGACCAAAACCAAGCTGACCGCGGGTCTGCCCCCTCAGCTCGTCTCGGCGGCAGAGAGTCCTGCCAATCAGATCCCAAATCAGGATGAGCGCGTGCAGAACGCCATCAAACACGCCCGCTTCTGGGACACGACGGAGGAACGGCCGGACAAAGCCAAATACAG CAACACGCTGTTCCTCAACCTGAGCCACCTGTGTGCAACGCTCCAGTCCAGTCACCCTGCGGTCGGGAGGAGGCTCTTCGCTGAGAAGTACTCGTTGGCTGCCACTTGGAGAAGAG GTGAGGACCTGTTCCAGATTAGAGGTCAGAACGGCTCACTGCACAGCTGCATGGACCCGCTCCCTGTGGTTtctgggaaacaggaagtagcagaCACTGCCGATCACATCCTAGAGACCTTCTACCCCGTCGCGCCCACCATCGACCTGCAGAAGGTGAACGTCTATAAGGATGGGGCCAACAGCTCAG GTTTCCGTGACGACTACCCTTACCCTCACGCCCACACACTTTACTTCCTGGAGGGAGCTAATCCTCGCTGTAAGCTCCGCCCAGAACAGTTCAGAGCCAGCATGCTCATGTTCAGCTTTGGGAACGCTCTGGCCCGTGCACACAAGCTGTACGGG acccAGCCCCAGCGCATGTTAGATTGTCCTATAACCGTACAGGCAGTGGGGACCAACGGTAGAATTTTCCAGTTCTTGGTTTTCCAGCTCAACACCACAGATCTCTCGGGAGACGACGGCATCAAAAACCAG GTGTGGCTGGACGAAGACGTGGAGCTCTATGACTTCGCTAAAGTCCGACCACTGATCAAGAAGAAACAAGTGAAG GTACCAGCCGGTCTGGCAGGATACAAGCCTGAGACATTCAGCAAGTTCCTGGCCCTGTACCTGAACGGAGCTCTGTAG